In Edaphobacter aggregans, the sequence GGTCTCGAGGATGGCTCCGAGCACACGCTGGAAGAAGTCGGTCAGAGCTTCCAAGTAACGCGCGAGCGCATCCGCCAGATAGAGGCCAAGGCACTTCGCAAGCTCCGTCACCCAAGTCGCAGCCGCAAGCTGAAGGCGTTCGTCGACGGCGTCAAGGAAATGTAGTCTGCGCTACTTTCAAAATCGAAAGCCCTCGCTTCTGCGGGGGCTTTTGAGTTTAACCAACAATAGATTTTGACTTACGCCTGCGCTGCAGCATGGAAGCCATCACACCCACTGATCGGAGTCACCTTCAAGTGCAACGCAGCATGTTTCGGATGGCCGCACTCATCCAGCATATTCAACGGTGCTTTATGGCTTGTGAGGATCGTCACCAGCGCCGAGTTCTTCGCATGGTTTTCCCCAAAATGCGTACAGAGCCCGCACTGCCCAGCATGTACCGATTGCATAGACGACCTCCTGATTTCCTTATTCAGACTGGCGATCGCGATACGCCGTTGCCTCGACGACGCGATTAAACAAAAACTTTACGGCGACTTCGATCAGCTGTAAAGTGCGACCAATCGCGTCTTAGATGCCCCTCTGAGTCATCGGGAACCTTGCCACCTAAAAGCGCGTATCTTCTGCAAGATCGGAGATTCCAACTCTATGCAGTACGCCGACCCTATTCCAACCGCCAACATGACCGACCATCAGCGTGCCTGGTTCTACGCCGAGTTCGCGCACGCCCGCCGCGACGAGGTCATTGGTGTCCTGCTCGCTATCTTTCTCGGCAACTTCGGCATCCACCAGTTTTACATCCGCCGCAATGGCCTGGGCATACTCTATCTTTGCTTCTTCTGGACGGGCATCTCCGCCATCCTCGGCTTTATCGACGCCTTCTTCATGCCGGGCCGAGTCCGTCGCTACAACGCCGAACAAGCCGCCTATATCGCCGCCCAAATCCTCAACACTCCCATGCAGGCCGCACCGCCACCCGCAACTCTGACCTGCCGTGCATGCGGCGCCATCATCGAGCCGAACGCAACTTTCTGTCCTCATTGCGGAGCAACCACAGCAGCAGATCAGCTCCTCAGCCCACCTGCCGTGTAGTTCACTGCCACGCGACAGCGCTCTCCTTCAGATGGTCGAACTCAACAAAATCCCCATCCGGCCCATTCTGCACCTTCACCTGTGAACCATCCACACTCACGTTATTCACCTTGCCGAACCGCCAACGCAGAATGACGTGCGCCGCAGAATCCCCGCTGATCTTCAGCGAGTTCACTCCCCGCGAAAGCTTGCGTCCCTCGAAATCCGTCACGTTCGCATCCGCAGCGCCAGCGCCACCAATCAGCTCATACACGCGGCGATCGTCCAGCGACTTTACTTTGCTGTTCCCGCTCTCGCTCTGCGGAACCAATGTCATCACGTCTTCAGGAATCTTCGGAATGACCGCTCCGGCGCGAACATACAACGGCAGCACATCGACTGGCGCATCGACTGGCAACGATCTCCCTCCGGCGATCCGTGCACCCGTCCAATAGTCCACCCAGTCGCCCTCAGGCAGATAAACAATGCGGAGTGGATTTTCGTCGAGAACCGGGGCGACAAGAAAATCCGGCCCGAACATGTACTCATCCTTCGCCATGCGCGCGCGATCGTCGTTCTGATTCGTCAGCACCAAAGCCCGCATGATGGGCATGCCCGTCTTCGCCGCCTCCTGCGCCGCGGCATAGCGGTACGGAAACAGGCTCATGTGCAGCGTCACATACTTGCGATACACATCAAGCGCCTTCGTCCCGCCGGTCTTCTCGTCCCAGTTCCACGGCTGCTGATTCGTCTGCGACAGAATCTCCATCGTCGGCGAAAACGCCGAGTACTCCGTCCACCGCATCTGCACCAGCGGGTCCTGCGTCTCGCCCACCTTCAAATATCCACCCAGATCAGCCGTCCAAAGCGGCAGCCCACTCATGCCCGCGTTCAACCCCGCGGTTACAGCCGTCGGCAATCCATTCTCCGGGCTAAAGCTCGATTCGTTGTCACCGCCCCACAGGAAGCCGATACCGTTCGCGCCAGCGTGTCCGTCCGTTGTAACGCTGCGGGCGAACAACACGCCGTTTCCCTTCAAATCCTTCTGAATCAGCTCTTCCATCGCGTTGTTGTAGAGCACGGCATAGCGATTTCGCATTAACCGCTTGTCGGTCCCATCAGCGAACTTCACTTCGCCCTGAAAGCTCCCCTCGGCATCATCGTCCTTGAAGCCGTCGGCTCCCACAGCAATAACCTGCCGCACCTGATCCTGCCACCACCGCTTCGCCGAAGGATTCGTGAAGTCGATCATCGACCCCGTTCCCTTCCACCATCGTCCCACGTACGGCTTGCCATCGGGAGTCTTTACGAAAAATCCGTTACCAGCCGCCTCATCGTAGTTCTCCGCATGCGGCTCCATCTTGCCTTCGAAGCCCTTCTCATACGGCGTGGCCGACTGCGAGTTGATCCATGACGTATGCCACAGCACAAGCTTGTAGCCTTCGCCGTGCAGATGTTTCACCATCGCCGCCGCGTCGTCAAACTGCTTCGGATTGAATTTGTAACTGTTATAGGACGTTGTCCATGGCGAGTCGATCAGGATCACACTCGCCGGCAGGCCCAGCGCTCGCGTCTTATCGACATCCTCCAACACCTGAGCCTGATTCTGGTGGTAGTCGCGGCCCATCCACGGCGCAAAAGCCCAGTATGGCGGTAGAATCGCCCGTCCCGCCTGCGCAGTAAAGCGTTCAAGAATCTTCGGAAACTCCGGCCCCGTAAACAGCACCAGCCGCAGCTTCTGGGCGGGCACATCGACGATCACGTCCGACCCGCTGGTAGCATTCATATCGAAGCTGGCCTCGGACGTCGTATCCAGCCAAAGCCCATAGCCCGTCGTACTCATGAAGAACGGAATCGGCTGATAAGTCGTCGATCCCTTCGATCCGGCGTTGTCCTGTGAGGAATTCATCACGATGGTGTGCGAATGGTTCAGGGTGTCAAAGCGCTCACCCAGCCCGTAGTAGTTCCCCGCATCGCGCACGCGGAACCGCCAGTCTCCAACTGAATACGCGACGCTCGTGATCTCGACCACCCCCGGCGCGAGCTGCTTGAAGTGCAGCTTGTCGGTCATCACCGGCTGACCTTCAAACTCAAAGTCGTTCAACAAAAGCTCAGGCCCGGCGTCGACGCCACGCGCCATATGCTTACCCGGCAGTGTCAACGCGACGGTATATGGATCCTTACGCACCAGCCCATCAATCGGAGCCTCCGCGGCCCGGCCCGCCGGAGCAGCCTGCGCCGCGCCACTTGCCGGAGAAACATCCTGCGCCAAAGTCCTACCCGCACAGCTCGCCAGCAACACCGCAGACAGCAATCCCATCACCTGCATCGCAAACATCTCCCCATATACAGCGTCACATGTACACCATAGACCAAAGAAAAAGGTCCCGCGTTGGGACCCTTCTCCTTATTTCCTTTGTACAGCATTTCGGCACGCGCCGCGGAGTTTCTCTCCGTTTAGACGCCCGAATTGCTGTGCTTGATCGCTGCCTCGTACCCTGCGGTAAAGCCGGAACGATACTCGTCGCGAGCCGCGCCCTTCACGGGCGGGTGCATGTACAGATGCGATGCCTTGGCATCGATCTTGCGCTTGGCAGCCCGATCCAACTGGGCAGCTTCAACGCCGTCACGATAGCCCTGCTGGGCCTGCTCTGTGCCTTGCGGTGGAGTATTCCATTCCTGCGTCTGTGCGGGAGAGGCTTGGTTCTGGGCGTGCGCAAAAATCGGGGCGCCGCTCATAAGTGCCACTGCCATCAGTGGCGTTGCAATGCGAATTAGCTTTTTCATCATTTCCTCATTGCCTACAGGCCGAGGTTCACCTTAAGGCCGAAAGGGACACTATCATAGCCGCGCAATCACTGGCAAATCGACAAAAGTGGGATGGACAACTCCAGTAAATACAGGCTATTGGACGCACCCTACCCATAAATGTCACGGCAAATTCGATGCCAAACAATATGAAAGCCGCGTGAATACTATCCACGCGGCCTCAATTGTGCCAATGAAGAACACAAAATTCGCCCGATTACATATTCGTATGGCCGCCGCGCATCTCTTCGTTGAACGAAGGCTTGATGAATGCCAGCTGCGCCGCCACTTCTGCCTCATATTTGGTGCGATGCCCCATCAGGGCCTCGGTTGGCGTGGCAAACTCCATATCGGTAGCCAGCAGCAACACACCCTCGCGAGCCAGCGCAACCGCCGATTTGCTCAATTCCTCAACCGTCGTGTTCAGGTACTGCGCATCCCGCGGATCCAGCAGCCACACCGGCTGTCCGCCGCCCAACACGCCCGATAGCCAGAAGGCCTTCGCCGCCAGAAACTCCTGCCGCTGCGCCTCCATCGTATCGTTGAAGCTGAACCGCTTCTTCCATGGGCTGTAGTAGCGTGTCGTTACCGGCACCGGCTGACGATTACCGCTCTTGACCAGCTCCAGCTGCCCCTGATCCATCGTCTTGCGTACCGCGTTGTAAATAAAGCCCTCAGCAAACGGCTGCTCCGGAGCCTTCACGATCTCGGCAAACGTCACCGTCATCGACGCGGCGATCTTCGCGTGCAGCACGCTCTCGTTCCCATCCTCCAGACGTATCTCGCCATGTACCAGATAGGTATCCGCGCCCGAGGTCGACAGGTGGAACGGCCACTCGAACTTGCCGAAGCTCAGCGGCAGACCATGCAGCGTCAAATAGCAGTCCGGCCGCGGATTCCTGAGCCGCTTAGCCGACTCGGCAAGATACGAGCTGACATCGGCCAGCAGATCCACCCGGCTGAAATCGAAGCGATCGCTCAGCTCCAGCACTTCCGTCTTCGCCTTATCCGCGGCCAGCGCCAGCGTGAACCGCGTCGTCGGATTGCCGGAGAAGTCTTTGCCCACTTCGCTCGAAACTGCCACCAGCCCAGCTGCCTTTGCCGCTGTCTCTACCTGTCCTGCCAATACTGCCTTCGATTCAATGCTCATTCCGTTCGTTTCGTCCTCTGCGCCATGCGCCGTTCAGATTTTTCGCAATCCTCTCTATTTTACGGCTCCAAACGCCCTAAAATCGTCGCGCCCGGCCAAATCTCACGTAAACTCACCCACTGGAGAACACCCATGGACCGTCGCCACACTGCCGCCCTGGCGATCTGCCTCGCCACCGCAGCCATCACCCTTCCCGCACAAACCCCCACTCCACCTCCAGCCGTGGCCAAATTCATCAAAATCAACGGCCCCCGGACTCTCCTCACCCACGTCCGCATCATCGACGGCACCGGGGGCGCCCCCCTCGAAGACCAGTCCATCCTCATCGAAGGCGGCAAGATCACCAGCATCTCGAGCACCCTCCCCACCGCCGCCCAGGCCCAAGTCCTCGACCTCCACGGCTACACCGCCATCCCCGGCCTGGTCGGCATGCACGACCACATGTACTACATCGCCCGACCCAACTTCGACGCGCTCGGCAACAGCGAGCCACCCCTCATCGTCCCCCAGATGACCTTTTCGGCCCCGCGCATGTACCTCGCCGCCGGCGTCACCACCCTCCGCACCACCGGCAGCGTCGAGCCCTACACCGACCTCAACCTCCGCCGCGAGATCGACGCCGGCCATCTCCCCGGCCCGCACATGGACGTCACCGGCCCCTACCTCGAAGGCCCCAACTCCCCCTTCCTCCAGATGCACAACCTCCGCGACGCCGAAGACGCCCGCCAGACCGTCCGCTTCTGGGCCGCACAAGGCGTCACCAGCTTCAAGGCCTACATGAACATCACCCGCGACGAGCTCAAAGCCGCCATCGACGAAGCCCATAAGCTCAACCTCAAGGTCACCGGCCACCTCTGCTCCGTCACCTACCCCGAGGCCGCCGAACTAGGCATCGACAACCTCGAGCACGGCTTCGTCGTCAACACCCAGCTCGACCCCGACAAGCAGGCCGACCTCTGCCCCAAGACCTCCGGCACACCCACCCGGCAGAAAATGCTCCCCGATAGCCCCGAGGCCAAGGCTCTCTTCAAACTCCTCATCGACCACCACGTCGCCATCACCTCCACGCTGCCGGTCTTCGAAGCCGACGGCAACGGCCGCCCACCGCTCGAACC encodes:
- a CDS encoding amidohydrolase family protein — translated: MDRRHTAALAICLATAAITLPAQTPTPPPAVAKFIKINGPRTLLTHVRIIDGTGGAPLEDQSILIEGGKITSISSTLPTAAQAQVLDLHGYTAIPGLVGMHDHMYYIARPNFDALGNSEPPLIVPQMTFSAPRMYLAAGVTTLRTTGSVEPYTDLNLRREIDAGHLPGPHMDVTGPYLEGPNSPFLQMHNLRDAEDARQTVRFWAAQGVTSFKAYMNITRDELKAAIDEAHKLNLKVTGHLCSVTYPEAAELGIDNLEHGFVVNTQLDPDKQADLCPKTSGTPTRQKMLPDSPEAKALFKLLIDHHVAITSTLPVFEADGNGRPPLEPRILAAMTPQAREAYLYVRNLQSTAPAARQNPNPRAVLFQRELDMERAFAAAGGTLLAGPDPTGDGHVLPGYGDQREVELLVQAGFTPVEAIKIATLNGATYLNQQPHIGSIAPGKNADLVVIKGDPSTKISDIENVEIVFKDGVGYDSAKLLDSIKGRYGQY
- a CDS encoding NINE protein, whose translation is MQYADPIPTANMTDHQRAWFYAEFAHARRDEVIGVLLAIFLGNFGIHQFYIRRNGLGILYLCFFWTGISAILGFIDAFFMPGRVRRYNAEQAAYIAAQILNTPMQAAPPPATLTCRACGAIIEPNATFCPHCGATTAADQLLSPPAV
- a CDS encoding TIM-barrel domain-containing protein, whose product is MQVMGLLSAVLLASCAGRTLAQDVSPASGAAQAAPAGRAAEAPIDGLVRKDPYTVALTLPGKHMARGVDAGPELLLNDFEFEGQPVMTDKLHFKQLAPGVVEITSVAYSVGDWRFRVRDAGNYYGLGERFDTLNHSHTIVMNSSQDNAGSKGSTTYQPIPFFMSTTGYGLWLDTTSEASFDMNATSGSDVIVDVPAQKLRLVLFTGPEFPKILERFTAQAGRAILPPYWAFAPWMGRDYHQNQAQVLEDVDKTRALGLPASVILIDSPWTTSYNSYKFNPKQFDDAAAMVKHLHGEGYKLVLWHTSWINSQSATPYEKGFEGKMEPHAENYDEAAGNGFFVKTPDGKPYVGRWWKGTGSMIDFTNPSAKRWWQDQVRQVIAVGADGFKDDDAEGSFQGEVKFADGTDKRLMRNRYAVLYNNAMEELIQKDLKGNGVLFARSVTTDGHAGANGIGFLWGGDNESSFSPENGLPTAVTAGLNAGMSGLPLWTADLGGYLKVGETQDPLVQMRWTEYSAFSPTMEILSQTNQQPWNWDEKTGGTKALDVYRKYVTLHMSLFPYRYAAAQEAAKTGMPIMRALVLTNQNDDRARMAKDEYMFGPDFLVAPVLDENPLRIVYLPEGDWVDYWTGARIAGGRSLPVDAPVDVLPLYVRAGAVIPKIPEDVMTLVPQSESGNSKVKSLDDRRVYELIGGAGAADANVTDFEGRKLSRGVNSLKISGDSAAHVILRWRFGKVNNVSVDGSQVKVQNGPDGDFVEFDHLKESAVAWQ